The genomic DNA AGGTCGAGGTGGTCGGTGCCCAGCCGCCGCAAGCTGCGCTCGCACGCCCGCAGGACACCCTGCCGCGAGGCGTTGCTCGGCAGCACCTTGCTCACCAGAAACACCTCGTCGCGGCGGCCCTCGACGACCTCGGCCACCAGTTCCTCGGCGGCGCCGTTCCCGTACATCTCGGCAGTGTCGATGAGGGTCAGCCCGAGGTCGAGCCCCGCGCGCAGGGCGGCGATCTCGTTCGCCCGGCGCCGGGGGTCTTCCCCCATGTGCCAGGTGCCCTGCCCCAGCACGGGCACACGCACGCCCGAGGGAAGGGGGGTGGTGGGAACGGGGGTGGTCATGGTTCCTCCTGAGGTGAGTGCGAAGACAGGGTTCTGCTGGCCCACATCAGGCCCCGGCGCGCGGTGATGAAGATGGGAACGGGTCGCCTGGCCATTCATGAACAAGCCCCCGGCCCAATTACCGGGGGCTTGCCTCTAGGCGGGCTCGAAACGCGGCGGGCACGCATAAGAGGTTCAGGTCAGGTGAGCTGAGCACCGCTTCCATCTCGGGGGACACCCCGGTCCGCTGCTTGAACGGCCCGCGGTTCATCTTCAGCGCCCGCTCCGGTCGCGCGTGCCCCACCCGGCCAGCTTCCCCTCCCACATTCGCCGCAGGTCTATGAGATGGCGAGGCGCTTGAACTCGATGGCGAGCACCCAAGGATTCCCGTCCCACGCCTCCACGCCGTTCAAGCGACACCACGCTTTCACGAACTGGGAGCGGGCCGTGTCGTTCTCGTCATTCCAGAAACCCTCCGCGTGCGTGTCCTGATCGGTGATCCTCTGGATTTGATGCGCGGAGACCCGCACGACCTGGAGCGTGAGGCGGGACAGGCGGCGAGGCATGAACAAAGGCGTACGCCAGCGGATGCCCTCGGCCTGCCAGTCAGGCGGCAGGTCGCCACGGTCCGCCCTGTAGAGGCAACCGCCGTTCGGGTGCGTCGCGTACGCCTCTTTCACCCACAGAATGTCACCCGTCCTGAAACGCGCGTGCTCGACGAGATGGTTCGCCATCGTCAGGTCATCGAAGGATTGAGGCGTCTTGACCCATTGCCACGTGCCGTCCACGTCATCGTTGATCTGGACGGGTTGCGGCTTGATGATGCGGCGCGTCTGTGTTTTCTCGCCCGCGAGGATCTTCTGAACCATCGGGCCGGAGAAGATGATCGGCAGTTCTCGGATACGCATACCGCTCCTGACTCGATGTCCTGAATGGGGCGGTGGAGTGACTCCATGATGGAGGACCGCCGGGCAGGTCACCTCTGGGCGGCAGTGTAGCGGGCGGCGAACTCGGCGGGTGGGCCGTACCCCAGGCTGGAGTGCCGTCGGCGTCGGTTGTAGAGGTCCGCACTAAACAAAAGAATGTGCCGTCTGGCATCGTCCATATCGACGTCCTCTCGCAGATCAACCTCCTCGGCCTTCACGGTCTTGGAGAAGCTCTGAAGTGACCCCCAGGAGCGGACCAGGAGGTCGAACACGGAATCCGGCTCGTTCACGGCTTGCCACCACCCGCGCTTGACCCCTCTGACCGGCAAGCACATCTCGTGGGGAAGCTGCCGCGAACCCGACAGCATTCGCAGTGAGGAGTGGCGCGAATCGGCACCCCGGCTCGGATTCCTGCTGGGGCTGGGGTGTGCCCTGCGCGCCCCTGCGGGCCATCAAGCGCAGCCGGTTCG from Deinococcus sp. HSC-46F16 includes the following:
- a CDS encoding integrase core domain-containing protein; this encodes MNEPDSVFDLLVRSWGSLQSFSKTVKAEEVDLREDVDMDDARRHILLFSADLYNRRRRHSSLGYGPPAEFAARYTAAQR